TCCTTTGCTCATGTCTCCGGACGTCCATTGCCAGTTTTCATGAAGGCGGATTTTACCATTATGCATCACTTCAGGTGTTGATTTGCATGTACCCGTCATTATTTCACCCTTGTTGTTAATCTGATGGTATCTCATATTCAACACGCCCTGCTCATCAACAAGTGCTATTAAATGTCCCTCCGTAATATTACTGCCTGAATATCGGCACGTTACAATGTTGCCTGTCTGCCTGTAGTGAAAAATCATTTCACTGTCAACTTCACCATTTTCAGAATTGATTACCGGTTTGAACTTCCTGTCATTATAGTCAATCATTCGACGTTTTTTAAAC
This region of Fulvivirga ulvae genomic DNA includes:
- a CDS encoding n-acetylglutamate synthase; its protein translation is MIDYNDRKFKPVINSENGEVDSEMIFHYRQTGNIVTCRYSGSNITEGHLIALVDEQGVLNMRYHQINNKGEIMTGTCKSTPEVMHNGKIRLHENWQWTSGDMSKGLSLLEEL